From a region of the Paenibacillus lutimineralis genome:
- a CDS encoding HAMP domain-containing sensor histidine kinase yields the protein MSFWRSLVGKLWMTIIGLVACVLLILGLFLLPYIDTNFTNSAAIKKMFVIVCVIGFSLTTFFALFLFTKITQPMQQLIRAADSIRKGKYDTRLSLRTSDEIGTLSITFNHMAEELENTIRSLKHEKEHLSSVLRSMYDAVITLDRSGAIILTNPPGEKVLELWGDLPDSASEMEEMTEGDYWSGIPKPLIPMFHRVLDQEGDQSMNIHVKKGVWSVHMTPLASDGEIRGAVAVVRDVTEQVKLDKMRSDFVANVSHEIRTPLSMMQGYSEALLDGMAATPEEQAELVQVIHDESLRMTRLVRDLLDLARMEAGYIDMPMAQMDFRELAERMHRKFLVRAKEHEITLKLEVDDSPMYLEQANEDRLEQVLTNLLDNAFRHTPDGGEIGISAHIRESKLGKELHASIKDSGAGIPSDDLAFIFERFYKADKARVRGETVGTGLGLSIVKNIVDSHQGTIQAESELGKGTIFHMILPVERHQ from the coding sequence GTGAGCTTCTGGAGATCGCTGGTCGGCAAGCTGTGGATGACGATCATTGGCCTGGTTGCTTGCGTATTGCTGATATTAGGATTATTTTTGCTGCCGTATATCGACACGAACTTTACGAATTCAGCCGCGATTAAGAAGATGTTTGTGATCGTATGTGTGATTGGATTCTCACTCACAACCTTCTTCGCGCTGTTTCTGTTCACGAAGATTACGCAGCCGATGCAGCAGCTGATCCGCGCAGCAGACTCGATTCGCAAGGGGAAGTATGACACTCGGCTATCGCTTCGCACAAGCGATGAGATCGGAACTTTATCAATTACCTTCAATCATATGGCTGAAGAGCTAGAGAATACAATCCGAAGCTTGAAGCATGAGAAGGAGCATCTGTCCAGCGTTCTGAGGAGTATGTATGATGCAGTTATTACACTGGACCGCAGTGGCGCAATAATACTAACGAATCCTCCGGGGGAGAAAGTACTTGAGCTCTGGGGGGATCTTCCGGATTCGGCCTCTGAGATGGAGGAAATGACGGAGGGTGATTATTGGAGCGGAATTCCGAAGCCGCTCATCCCTATGTTCCATCGTGTACTTGATCAGGAAGGCGACCAGAGTATGAATATTCACGTGAAGAAAGGCGTTTGGTCCGTACATATGACTCCGCTTGCCTCAGATGGGGAAATTCGTGGTGCGGTAGCTGTCGTACGTGATGTGACGGAGCAGGTCAAGCTGGATAAGATGCGCAGCGACTTCGTCGCCAACGTCTCCCATGAGATCCGTACACCGCTATCGATGATGCAAGGATATAGCGAAGCGCTTCTTGACGGGATGGCTGCAACGCCTGAGGAACAGGCTGAGCTTGTACAAGTCATCCATGATGAATCACTTCGCATGACTCGCCTCGTCCGCGATTTGCTCGATCTGGCCCGTATGGAGGCAGGTTATATAGACATGCCGATGGCACAAATGGATTTCCGGGAGTTGGCGGAGCGTATGCACCGTAAATTCCTGGTGCGAGCCAAAGAGCATGAAATCACGCTTAAGCTGGAAGTTGATGATTCGCCGATGTATCTGGAACAGGCTAATGAGGACCGACTGGAACAAGTACTTACGAACTTGCTTGATAATGCCTTCAGGCATACGCCGGATGGGGGAGAGATCGGAATTAGTGCCCATATCCGCGAGAGCAAGCTCGGCAAGGAGCTGCATGCCTCAATTAAGGACAGCGGAGCTGGGATCCCTTCCGATGACCTTGCCTTCATCTTCGAGAGGTTCTACAAGGCTGATAAGGCCCGTGTTCGGGGGGAGACCGTAGGAACCGGACTGGGATTGTCGATTGTGAAGAATATCGTGGATTCGCACCAAGGTACGATCCAAGCGGAGAGCGAGCTGGGCAAAGGGACGATATTCCATATGATATTGCCTGTCGAAAGGCATCAATAA
- the serA gene encoding phosphoglycerate dehydrogenase: MFKVLVSDPISDLGIQQLVEASDVVVDKKTGLGEDELVQIIPEYDALLVRSQTKVTDKIMEAGKNLKVIGRAGVGVDNINLEAATKRGIIVINAPDGNTITTCEHAFAMMMALARHIPQAYAKTISGTWDRKFLGVELRNKKLGVLGMGRIGSEVAKRAKAFGMDILGYDPFLTEDRAEKLGIKLSSVDDIVRNADFITVHTPLTPETKHMISRPQFEVMKKGMRIINCARGGVIDELALVEAIDQGIVAGAAFDVFEKEPPEADHPFLNNPKIIVTPHLGASTVEAQENVAIDVSEQVLHILRNEPFKNAVNMPPVAPSVMNKLTPYFELGEKIGMLAAQLNQQAVQEIHVDYAGDLAEVDTQPLTRYIIKGVLSRHFGDDVNIVNSIHLAKVRDIKVSVTQASATKGFTNLISVTLKAPDGTEHCIAGTLLNGYGARIVQIDKYPVDIAPEGHLIFVSHNDKPGMVGHVGTLLGSNEVNIASMQVGRKIVGGAAIMVLTVDKAAPVEVISKLTQLPEINKAQQIAFI, translated from the coding sequence ATGTTTAAAGTTCTTGTATCGGATCCTATCAGTGACCTGGGGATTCAACAGCTCGTGGAAGCTAGTGACGTCGTAGTAGACAAAAAGACAGGACTTGGCGAAGATGAACTGGTTCAAATCATTCCTGAATACGACGCATTGCTTGTTCGCAGCCAGACGAAGGTGACCGACAAAATTATGGAAGCCGGCAAAAATCTCAAGGTGATTGGTCGCGCCGGCGTCGGCGTTGATAACATCAACCTCGAAGCGGCAACGAAACGTGGAATTATCGTCATCAACGCGCCGGATGGCAACACGATTACGACCTGCGAGCATGCCTTCGCGATGATGATGGCCCTTGCCCGCCACATTCCACAAGCTTATGCCAAGACCATCTCCGGGACTTGGGATCGTAAATTCCTTGGCGTAGAGCTTCGCAATAAGAAGCTCGGCGTGCTAGGTATGGGCCGGATCGGTTCAGAAGTCGCCAAGCGGGCCAAGGCATTCGGAATGGACATTCTCGGTTATGATCCGTTCCTGACCGAAGACCGTGCGGAGAAGCTCGGAATTAAGCTGTCCAGTGTCGACGATATCGTCCGTAATGCTGACTTTATTACGGTTCATACTCCATTGACTCCAGAGACCAAGCATATGATCTCGCGCCCTCAATTCGAGGTCATGAAGAAAGGCATGCGCATCATCAACTGTGCCCGCGGCGGAGTCATTGATGAATTGGCTCTTGTTGAAGCAATCGATCAAGGTATTGTGGCCGGAGCTGCCTTCGACGTATTCGAGAAGGAACCGCCGGAAGCGGATCATCCATTCCTGAACAATCCAAAGATCATCGTTACTCCGCATCTGGGTGCTTCTACCGTCGAAGCCCAGGAGAATGTAGCCATCGACGTATCCGAGCAAGTGCTGCACATTCTACGTAACGAGCCGTTCAAGAATGCTGTTAACATGCCGCCGGTTGCACCAAGTGTAATGAATAAGCTGACTCCTTATTTCGAGCTTGGCGAGAAGATTGGTATGCTTGCTGCTCAACTGAATCAACAGGCTGTGCAAGAAATTCACGTAGACTATGCCGGGGATCTGGCAGAGGTTGATACGCAGCCATTGACTCGCTATATTATCAAAGGTGTTCTGTCCCGCCACTTCGGAGACGATGTTAACATCGTTAACTCGATCCATCTGGCCAAGGTACGCGATATCAAAGTGTCTGTAACCCAGGCTTCGGCAACAAAAGGCTTCACGAATTTGATCAGTGTAACGCTGAAAGCACCGGACGGCACGGAACATTGCATCGCTGGAACGCTGTTGAACGGCTATGGTGCAAGAATCGTCCAAATCGACAAGTATCCGGTGGATATCGCTCCAGAAGGCCACCTGATCTTCGTATCCCACAATGACAAACCGGGAATGGTTGGTCATGTAGGAACCCTGCTTGGCAGCAACGAAGTCAATATTGCTTCGATGCAAGTTGGACGTAAGATCGTAGGCGGCGCCGCGATCATGGTTCTTACCGTGGACAAGGCCGCTCCTGTTGAGGTAATTAGCAAGCTGACTCAATTGCCTGAGATCAATAAGGCGCAACAAATCGCATTTATCTAA
- a CDS encoding CPBP family intramembrane glutamic endopeptidase, translating into MKKFKFGKIKIQKVDPGQLNERILLINLYLTQGLTLFIGLIVLLFQKRNPLTVLTFPEHPEFAYYSIGLAGVMFLADMLISRFVGEDSMDDGGINNMLFRSRPIWHIILICLVVAICEELLFRGAIQHGLGIYWTSILFAVIHVRYLKHWIPTGWVFLSSYGLGYIYVLTGTLWAPILCHFIIDLVSGLVIKYRRET; encoded by the coding sequence ATGAAAAAGTTCAAATTTGGCAAAATCAAGATACAAAAGGTCGATCCCGGTCAACTTAATGAACGAATCTTGTTGATCAATTTGTATCTTACTCAAGGACTTACTTTATTTATCGGTCTAATCGTACTGTTATTTCAGAAGCGAAACCCCCTAACTGTGTTAACATTTCCTGAACATCCTGAATTTGCATACTATAGTATCGGATTGGCCGGTGTCATGTTCTTGGCAGACATGCTCATTTCCAGATTTGTTGGAGAGGATAGCATGGACGATGGCGGAATTAATAATATGCTATTCCGTAGCCGCCCTATTTGGCATATTATACTGATCTGCCTAGTAGTAGCGATATGCGAAGAGTTGTTGTTCCGGGGAGCTATCCAGCATGGACTTGGCATCTATTGGACGAGTATTCTATTCGCAGTGATTCATGTCCGTTATTTGAAGCATTGGATTCCGACGGGGTGGGTGTTTTTGAGCAGTTATGGCCTAGGTTACATCTATGTTCTGACAGGGACGCTCTGGGCGCCTATTTTATGCCATTTCATTATCGACCTTGTATCTGGGCTAGTCATTAAATATCGGAGGGAAACATGA
- the serS gene encoding serine--tRNA ligase, protein MLDIHWIRDHAAEVQAAAKKKRIEVSVEECLRKDDQRKELLREVEGMRKKRNEGSAEVAQLLQAGKTEEAERSKAELKQLNERIAGMSQKLDQVNSELERLMMLIPNVPSLDTPEGSSDADNIEVRRWGVQPEWSFDPLDHVDLGILHDMVDIPRGVKVGGSRSYYLKGMGLLLHRAVQQLALDLLLEHDFIPFDVPLMVREENMINTGFFPTGKDQAYAVQDESLWMVGTSEVPLVSYYGGEIVDVEKPIKLAGVSNCFRSEVGSAGRDVRGLYRVHQFAKVEMVVICKPDPASSEQLLQEITSHSEHLLQALDLPYRVMAVCAGDMSQKTYKQYDIETWMPSRANYGETHSASDLHSFQARRSNIRCRDEQGKLQYCYTLNNTAVASPRILIPLLENHQREDGSIYIPPALRKYLGGRAELIPQN, encoded by the coding sequence ATGCTGGATATTCATTGGATTCGTGACCATGCCGCCGAAGTGCAGGCGGCTGCAAAGAAAAAAAGGATCGAGGTATCTGTAGAAGAATGCTTACGGAAGGACGATCAGAGAAAGGAATTGCTGCGGGAAGTTGAAGGGATGCGGAAGAAGAGAAATGAAGGCTCCGCCGAGGTGGCACAGCTATTGCAAGCAGGAAAGACTGAAGAAGCGGAGCGAAGCAAAGCCGAGCTTAAGCAGCTTAACGAGCGGATTGCAGGCATGTCGCAGAAGCTGGATCAAGTGAATAGTGAACTTGAACGCCTCATGATGCTCATTCCGAATGTACCTTCACTCGACACGCCGGAAGGAAGTTCGGATGCGGACAATATCGAGGTGCGAAGATGGGGAGTACAACCAGAGTGGTCGTTCGATCCGCTCGATCATGTCGACTTGGGCATCCTTCACGATATGGTTGATATACCGCGCGGAGTTAAGGTCGGTGGCAGCCGCAGCTATTATTTGAAAGGGATGGGACTGCTTCTTCATCGCGCCGTTCAGCAGCTTGCACTGGATTTGCTCCTGGAACACGACTTTATTCCGTTTGATGTTCCATTGATGGTTCGTGAAGAAAATATGATTAACACCGGCTTTTTTCCAACCGGAAAAGATCAAGCTTATGCTGTACAAGATGAATCATTATGGATGGTCGGTACGTCCGAGGTACCGCTTGTCTCATATTATGGGGGCGAGATCGTTGATGTGGAGAAGCCAATTAAGCTAGCCGGCGTCTCAAATTGTTTTCGCAGTGAGGTCGGATCAGCGGGAAGGGATGTACGTGGCTTATACCGGGTTCATCAATTCGCCAAAGTGGAGATGGTCGTCATTTGTAAGCCTGATCCTGCCTCATCGGAACAACTGCTTCAAGAGATCACCTCACATTCCGAACATCTTCTGCAGGCCTTGGACCTTCCATATCGGGTGATGGCTGTATGTGCAGGCGATATGTCGCAGAAGACCTACAAGCAGTACGACATTGAGACCTGGATGCCAAGCCGTGCCAATTATGGCGAGACGCACTCCGCATCGGATCTGCACAGCTTCCAGGCGAGAAGATCGAATATTCGCTGCCGGGATGAGCAAGGGAAGCTGCAATATTGCTATACGCTTAACAATACAGCGGTCGCTTCGCCGAGAATATTAATCCCGTTGCTGGAGAATCATCAGCGGGAGGATGGTTCGATTTATATTCCACCTGCATTGCGTAAATACTTGGGCGGACGTGCTGAACTGATACCACAGAATTGA
- a CDS encoding genetic competence negative regulator: protein MRIERLGQDKIRIFLTFDDLSERGIQKEDMWQEIPKVHDLFTEMMDQAYKEVGFDATGPLAVEVIALPAQGMVVIVTRGKYDHHHPGFGSSYEDELPDEVYEMEVTLESSDTILYSFDDFETLIEAAHVLNHMLKDIGRLYKYNNKWILQVDPEPLEETKIQAIIAVMAEFGDATPVTPAVLEEYGSLVIAENAVEVICSHFKLQN from the coding sequence ATGAGGATAGAAAGACTTGGCCAGGATAAGATACGGATTTTCCTTACTTTTGATGATCTAAGCGAGCGTGGTATTCAGAAAGAGGATATGTGGCAAGAGATTCCCAAGGTTCATGACTTGTTTACTGAAATGATGGATCAGGCATACAAGGAAGTCGGATTCGATGCTACTGGTCCTTTGGCTGTTGAAGTGATCGCTTTGCCTGCACAAGGGATGGTCGTGATTGTTACACGCGGTAAATATGACCACCATCATCCTGGATTTGGGTCGTCTTATGAGGATGAATTGCCGGATGAAGTATATGAAATGGAAGTAACCTTAGAGAGCAGTGACACCATTCTGTATTCTTTCGATGACTTCGAAACATTGATCGAAGCGGCTCACGTTCTTAATCATATGCTTAAAGATATCGGCAGATTGTATAAATATAATAACAAATGGATTCTGCAAGTAGATCCTGAGCCTCTTGAAGAGACCAAGATTCAGGCCATTATCGCTGTAATGGCGGAATTCGGCGATGCTACACCAGTAACCCCGGCTGTACTGGAGGAATACGGAAGCTTAGTCATCGCAGAGAATGCTGTGGAAGTGATTTGCAGCCATTTTAAATTACAAAATTAA